In Mastacembelus armatus chromosome 22, fMasArm1.2, whole genome shotgun sequence, a genomic segment contains:
- the dusp23b gene encoding dual specificity protein phosphatase 23, with amino-acid sequence MGSFPPHNFSWVEPGKLAGMAMPRMTCEYQYLLDNGIKHLVSLTERKPPYHDSCPELQLQHIKIADFTPPSSSQIDRFLSIVEEANSKGEGVGVHCMHGFGRTGTMLACYLVKTRKISGIDAINEIRQLRRGSIETHEQEKAVVQFYQRIK; translated from the exons ATGGGCTCCTTTCCTCCACACAACTTCTCCTGGGTCGAGCCAGGCAAACTGGCTGGAATGGCCATGCCCAGGATGACATGTGAATACCAGTATCTGCTGGACAATGGCATCAAACACCTGGTTAGTCTGACTGAGAGAAAGCCACCTTACCATGACTCATGCCCAGAGTTACAGCTGCAGCACATCAAGATAGCTGACTTCACTCCTCCTTCATCCAGTCAGATTGACAGATTTCTTTCCATTGTGGAAGAGGCCAATTCCAAGGGGGAG ggtgtgGGAGTTCACTGCATGCATGGTTTTGGAAGAACAGGGACCATGCTGGCTTGCTACCTGGTGAAGACCAGGAAGATTTCCGGGATTGATGCCATCAATGAGATCCGACAACTGCGCCGAGGTTCAATCGAAACCCATGAGCAAGAAAAAGCAGTGGTGCAGTTTTATCAGCGTATTAAGTAG
- the afdnb gene encoding afadin encodes MPEEEERETLAEVIRQWNNNRLDLFEISQPDENLEFHGVMRFYFEDHVGDNVATKCLRVCSSSSTREVVETLSEKFRPDMKMLTTNYDLYEVHCSKERKLDMDERPLVVQLKWSSENGGGHFVLKKDKHSFQKNCHEKEKEGMIQNFKRTLSRKEKKKENNKTKVTDKVSGEENRSMEKPLNNTSVCVSNHEAKQQQSQDSPNQPVLPIGIKFSENSEEAFLSAVINYINSSTVHFKLSPAYILYAVGRFALQCHCRRGSPSSGHTHSVTLITNKMVAMTGKVVQKQQTMAGALAFWMANSSELLNFFKHDKDLCPLTQQSQLDLSHLVHKAYRCLLQCIQNELLKHLPTFLIDPEQYGPLPSGIEMVLNTLMNTMSLLRRCQVNPALTIQLFSKLFHFISVWLFNKLLSPEANNPGLCSHYWGASLRHRLTVIEAWAERQGLELAADCHMGHIIQATTLLTMKKYSKHNVKDIQNTCFKLNSLQLQTLLSSYLYATNEPHIPQDLIDAVVTAAAASADNLIQREGRDIQLEESLDLHLPFLLPEGGYSCDSVRGIPPGLREFLEAICHKGLCSLTCHPNSCNDWTVHFSDPTPSAESTYLAVNREPEIVIITLNKPLNSGIGVSIVAAKGAGQGNLGIYIKSIVKGGPAEMNGRLSAGDQLLSVNGQSLLGLSQERAAAIMMQTGPVVTLLVAKFGASYHGLGALLSEPVPEWSTGIKNDAKPKGKALMLYSVVDPGQQLQESSKRKNEKIMHRNRQLYCSNPNMTTDFSLVDGSELDDLAVRRNNIAAVSSTNLCTDKIHREYLTLPTPKSQDKNISESRQQLSLRTLDGQSSSRNCVMRQALSQENLCMDSGGPLLDTRCNIWEQQDRRAKQNMSHFSSFPIRSSVSTNDILSDNSSTTNGQQGSHTSGASVWRFPYSQHPTPTPSIQPIRIDIPVTRAVQTNPPLTTFWSASKLAVKMSKTLKVNGQNQSPRNQDNQIYACPVTATTNLPKSLLSSQQQRSSTFRSQAVKSQVSISPTKLVSFQEPLTKRAVQKSTSPMKRKDPQKLPDPWKREAREKLEKQQKLQALELLQQEMQKLQVKAKRSAEENDRLHKLTLEWQFQNRLQEIQERGEDEEEDEDLNMMVTLQQMETQAQVKSSARNANTEFKEMEKQAVTHLAPAENKAKTDHRSCESTQDVHNMASKQNQEEKVQRVLAPEKLTFKERQHLFSMASSA; translated from the exons ATGCCAGAGGAGGAAGAACGAGAGACATTAGCCGAAGTCATCAGACAGTGGAATAACAACAGACTGGACTTATTTGAAATAAGTCAACCTGATGAG AACCTGGAGTTTCATGGTGTGATGCGCTTCTATTTTGAAGATCATGTTGGAGATAATGTGGCCACAAAGTGCCTGCGTGTTTGCAGCAGCTCTTCGACTCGTGAGGTCGTTGAAACACTTTCCGAGAAATTTAGACCCGATATGAAAATGTTAACGACTAATTATGACCTGTATGAGGTTCACTGCAGTAAGG AACGTAAATTGGATATGGATGAAAGACCTTTGGTTGTGCAATTAAAGTGGAGCTCAGAAAACGGAGGAGGACATTTTGTGCTTAAGAAAGACAAGCACAGTTTCCAG aaaaactgtcatgagaaggagaaagaaggcATGATTCAAAACTTCAAGAGGACACtgtcaagaaaagaaaaaaagaaagagaacaatAAGACTAAGGTTACTGACAAGGTCTCAGGAGAAGAAAATag GTCAATGGAAAAGCCACTAAACAacaccagtgtttgtgtgtctaacCATGAggcaaaacagcaacagagcCAGGATTCCCCTA ATCAACCTGTATTACCCATTGGGATTAAATTCAGTGAGAACT CGGAGGAAGCCTTCCTGTCTGCAGTCATAAATTACATCAACAGCTCCACAGTTCATTTCAAGCTCTCACCTGCATATATCCTCTATGCAGTGGGACGCTTTGCTCTGCAATGTCATTGTAGGCGAGGCTCTCCGTcatcaggacacacacacagtgtaaccTTGATCACAAACAAAATGGTGGCCATGACAGGAAAGGTTGTCCAG AAGCAGCAGACCATGGCTGGGGCTCTTGCCTTCTGGATGGCCAATTCCTCTGAGCTGCTAAACTTCTTCAAGCATGACAAAGACCTCTGTCCACTCACACAACAGAGTCAGCTGGATCTGTCTCACCTGGTGCACAAAGCTTACAG GTGCCTGCTCCAGTGTATACAGAATGAATTATTGAAGCACTTGCCAACATTTCTGATTGATCCTGAACAATATGGCCCCCTGCCATCTGGTATAG AGATGGTGCTGAACACATTGATGAACACCATGTCTCTTTTACGACGCTGTCAAGTCAACCCCGCCCTCACCATTCAGCTTTTCTCCAAGCTCTTCCATTTCATAAGTGTCTGGCTTTTCAACAAGCTGCTAAGCCCAGAGGCCAACAATCCAGGCTTGTGCTCCCATTACTGGGGAGCTTCACTCCGCCACAGGCTGACTGTCATTGAAGCCTGGGCAGAGAGGCAAGGCCTGGAGCTGGCTGCCGACTGCCACATGGGACACATCATACAG GCAACCACACTCCTGACCATGAAAAAGTACTCAAAGCACAATGTGAAGGACATCCAGAATACCTGCTTCAAGTTGAActcactgcagctgcagacacTGCTATCCAGCTACCTCTATGCAACCAATGAGCCTCACATCCCCCAA GATTTGATCGATGCTGTagtgacagctgcagcagcctcagcagaTAACCTGATTCAGCGTGAAGGACGGGACATCCAGCTGGAGGAGAGCCTCGACCTCCACCTGCCCTTCCTGCTGCCAGAGGGAGGGTACTCCTGTGACAGTGTGAGAGGAATCCCTCCAGGGTTGAGGGAATTTTTGGAGGCAATTTGTCACAAAG GTCTTTGTTCTTTAACATGCCATCCCAACTCCTGCAATGACTGGACTGTGCACTTCAGTGATCCTACACCATCTGCAGAGAGCACATATTTG GCAGTAAACAGAGAGCCAGAGATTGTCATTATCACACTGAACAAACCTCTGAACAGTGGGATAGGGGTCAGCATCGTGGCTGCCAAG GGAGCAGGGCAGGGTAACCTTGGGATTTATATCAAATCTATTGTTAAGGGAGGACCAGCTGAAATG AATGGTAGGTTATCAGCTGGGGACCAGCTGCTCAGCGTGAATGGTCAAAGCCTGCTTGGGCTCAGCCAGGAAAG GGCAGCAGCTATCATGATGCAAACCGGCCCTGTTGTGACCTTGCTGGTTGCAAAATTTGGAGCAAGCTATCACGGCCTGGGAGCTCTGCTGAGTGAACCAGTTCCAGAATGGTCTACAG GGATTAAAAATGACGCTAAGCCAAAAGGTAAAGCGCTCATGCTGTACAGTGTTGTGGATCCTGGTCAGCAGCTCCAGGAAAGCAGCAAAAGGAAGAACGAAAAGATaatgcacagaaacagacagctTTATTGCTCCAACCCCAACATGACCA CAGACTTCAGCCTGGTGGATGGCAGTGAACTGGATGACCTTGCTGTGAGGAGGAACAACATTGCAGCTGTTTCCAGTACCAATCTCTGCACTGAT AAAATTCACAGGGAATATTTGACACTACCAACCCCTAAATCCCAGGACAAGAACATATCTGAGTCCAGGCAACAATTGTCTTTAAGAACTTTAGATGGACAGAGCTCCAGTAGGAACTGTGTCATG CGTCAGGCCCTCTCACAGGAAAACCTGTGTATGGACAGTGGAGGCCCCCTGCTGGACACAAGGTGTAACATTTGGGAGCAGCAGGACAGGAGGGCAAAGCAAAACATGAGCCACTTTTCATCTTTCCCAATTCGCTCAAGTGTTTCCACTAATGACATCCTCTCTGATAACAGTTCCACAACAAATGGACAGCAGGGGTCTCATACAAGTGGTGCTAGTGTCTGGAGATTCCCCTATTCACAACATCCAACACCTACACCTTCAATCCAGCCAATACGCATCGACATTCCTGTAACCAGAGCAGTGCAGACAAATCCTCCACTCACGACCTTCTGGAGTGCGTCAAAACTGGCAGTAAAAATGAGCAAAACTCTTAAAGTGAATGGACAAAATCAGAGTCCTCGAAACCAAGATAATCAGATTTATGCATGCCCTGTTACTGCAACCACAAACCTACCTAAGTCCTTACTTTCATCACAGCAGCAAAGGTCCAGCACATTCAGGAGTCAAGCAGTTAAATCACAAGTAAGCATCAGTCCAACTAAGCTTGTTTCCTTTCAAGAACCTCTCACAAAAAGGGCAGTGCAGAAGAGCACAAGTCCTATGAAGCGGAAAGACCCTCAAAAGCTGCCTGACCCATGGAAGAGGGAGGCTcgggagaagctggagaaacaACAGAAGCTTCAGGCACTGGAGCTGTTGCAGCAGGAGATGCAGAAGCTTCAGGTTAAAGCAAAGCGCTCAGCAGAGGAGAATGATCGACTCCACAAACTAACCCTGGAGTGGCAGTTTCAGAACAGGCTGCAGGAAAttcaggagagaggagaggatgaagaggaagatgaggattTGAACATGATGGTGACATTACAGCAGATGGAGACACAAGCACAGGTGAA AAGTTCTGCAAGAAATGCCAACACTGAATTCAAAGAGATGGAAAAGCAGGCAGTAACTCACCTCGCACCAGCAGAAAACAAAGCCAAGACAG ATCATAGATCATGTGAATCGACTCAAGATGTTCACAACATGGCATCAAAACA aaaccAGGAGGAAAAAGTCCAGAGAGTGCTGGCTCCTGAAAAGCTCACATTCAAGGAACGTCAGCATCTCTTTTCTATGGCATCCAGTGCATAA